AGCCGACGGCGTGCGTGGCGACGGGGCCGAGGCTCACGGCGACGGTCAGGCCGAAGCCCATGCCCTCGAAGCCCACCTCGCCGTAGCCGCCGGGCAGGGCGACGTCGGCCAGCGTCCGGTCGCCGGGCAGGTGGTTGCTGCGCATCAGCTCGACGGTCTTGCGGCTGAGCACCCGGACGCCGTCGAGCTCGCCGCCGTTGAGCAGCATCCGGCAGAAGCGCAGGTAGTCGGCGCTGGTGGCCACCAGGCCGGCGCCCCCGGAGAGGAAGGTGACCTCGCCCCGGTAGTGGCTGCTCTCGGGGTCCTCGAGCAGCTCCAGCTCCTTGCGGGCGTTGCGCGTGTAGCTGGCGGCGAAGCGCCCGATCTTGTCGTCGGGCACGGTGAAGCCGGTGTCGGCCATCCCGAGGGGCTCGAAGATCGTGGTGCGCAGGTAGTCGTCGAACCGCTGACCGGAGAGGACCTCCACCAGCCGGCCGCACACGTCGGTCGCGAACGAGTACAGCCACTGGGTGCCGGGGTGGAACCGCAGCGGTGCCTCCGACAGGCGGTCGACCATCGTCTCCAAAGTGCCGCCCTCGCCGAGGCGGGTGGCCGGGGGCCGGCGCAGCATGGCGACGTCGAGGTCGCGGTTGTCGAGCGTGTAGCCCAGGCCCGACATGTGCATCATCAGGTCGCGCACGGTCATCGGCCGCTGGGGCCGGACCAGCTGGTCGCCGTCGCGCACCTTGAGGTCGCGCCAGGCGGGGATGAAGCGGTGCACGGGGTCGTCGAGGCGGAACAGGCCGCGCTCGTAGAGGGTGAGCAGGGCGACACCGGTGACCGGCTTCGACATGGAGAAGAGCCGCCAGATGGTGTCGTCGCCGACGGGGCGAGCGCGCTCCCGGTCGCGCTCGCCCAGCGACGACAGGTGGGCCACGGCGCCGTGGCGGGCGACCAGCACCTGGCAGCCGGCGATCTTGCCGGGCCCGACGTAGTGGGTCTGCAGGTGCTGGTCGATGCGCTGGAGACGCGCCGCGTCCATCCCGGCGGCGTCGGCGTCGATCTTCACGTTCCCCCCTCTCGACTGTGGGGGGTCAGCATGCCAGGCGTTAGCGCCAGGGGCCCCAGATCGCCAGGGTGAGGCCGGGCTCCTGGATGTTGGCGAAGAGCGTGGAGCGGTCGGGCGAGAAGCAGGCGCCGGCGAACTCCTGGTTGCTGAGCCGGTTGTAGGCCAGCGGGAAGGTGCGGCCGCCGGGGGTGATGCCGGCCATGAACTGGTCGTCGTCCTCGCCGTCGGTGCACATCACCGCGTAGCCGAACGGCGACACGGTGATGTTGTCGGGGCCCTCGAAGTCGTGGTCCTGCTCGAAGCGCACGACCAGGCGCAGGGTGGAGCGCTGCGGGTCGTAGCACCAGATCTGGCCCCCGTGGACGCCGTCGCTGCGCTCGCCCTCCTCCTCGGCGTCGGGTCCGTCGCCCCGCGACGACACCCACCAGATGCAGCCGTCCGCCGCCCACGTGCCCTCGCACTTGGGGATGCGGGTGGCGGTGTGCAGCTCGCGGATGGTGTCGCCCTCGTCGGGGTCGGGGACGGTGATCGGGACCCAGCGGACGTGGCGGAACTCGGTGCCGGCCTCGGTGACCGACGACAGGTCGGCGTCGCCGAGGGCGGGCACCAGCAGGGCGCTCAGCTCGCCGCCGGCGCGGAGGGACGCACCCCGGTCGCGGTCGCGGCGGCCGTGGCCGTGGGGCTGGCGGGGCTCGAAGCGGTAGAAGTAGCCGTGGGGGCCGTCGGCGTCCTCGGTGAGGTAGGCGCGGCCCTTGTCGTCGAACGAGACGGCCTCGTGCTCGAAGCGGCCCAGCGCGGTGAGCGGGCGGGGGTCGCCGCCGCGCTGCGGGTCGACCTCGAAGACGTAGCCGTGCTTCACACCGTCGATGACCTCGTCGGTCTCCTCGCAGGTGAGCCACGTGCCCCAGGGCGTCGGGCCACCGGCGCAGTTGGCCGCGGTGCCGGCGAGGCTCACCCGGTGCGACAGCAGGCGGCGGTCGGAGCCGACCACCAGCGTCGTGGTGCCGCCGGGCCCGTTGGGGTCGTAGGTGTGGCCGGGCACCTGGGGAACGGGCGCCACGCCGTCCTCCTCCACCGCCTCGGGGTCGATCTCGTGGTTGCGGACGAGGTACGTCCGGCGGCGCTCGGCCGGGAACGCGGCCATGCCGTCGTGGGCGGCAGGCACGGGGCGGCCGTCGTCGAGCAGGTCGTCGCCGGTGCGGGAGAAGACCCGGTAGCGGAACCCCGCGGGCAGGTCGACGATGCCGTCGGGGTCGCTCACCAGCGGTCCGTAGCCGACCCGGCGGGCCGGGCCGCCGTGGAGCGGGAGGGCCCCGGCGGGAGCGG
This sequence is a window from Acidimicrobiales bacterium. Protein-coding genes within it:
- a CDS encoding alkaline phosphatase PhoX, translating into MSSMARRSFLLRTGGAGLGLAFTGSLSQVLSAPAGALPLHGGPARRVGYGPLVSDPDGIVDLPAGFRYRVFSRTGDDLLDDGRPVPAAHDGMAAFPAERRRTYLVRNHEIDPEAVEEDGVAPVPQVPGHTYDPNGPGGTTTLVVGSDRRLLSHRVSLAGTAANCAGGPTPWGTWLTCEETDEVIDGVKHGYVFEVDPQRGGDPRPLTALGRFEHEAVSFDDKGRAYLTEDADGPHGYFYRFEPRQPHGHGRRDRDRGASLRAGGELSALLVPALGDADLSSVTEAGTEFRHVRWVPITVPDPDEGDTIRELHTATRIPKCEGTWAADGCIWWVSSRGDGPDAEEEGERSDGVHGGQIWCYDPQRSTLRLVVRFEQDHDFEGPDNITVSPFGYAVMCTDGEDDDQFMAGITPGGRTFPLAYNRLSNQEFAGACFSPDRSTLFANIQEPGLTLAIWGPWR
- a CDS encoding serine hydrolase domain-containing protein encodes the protein MKIDADAAGMDAARLQRIDQHLQTHYVGPGKIAGCQVLVARHGAVAHLSSLGERDRERARPVGDDTIWRLFSMSKPVTGVALLTLYERGLFRLDDPVHRFIPAWRDLKVRDGDQLVRPQRPMTVRDLMMHMSGLGYTLDNRDLDVAMLRRPPATRLGEGGTLETMVDRLSEAPLRFHPGTQWLYSFATDVCGRLVEVLSGQRFDDYLRTTIFEPLGMADTGFTVPDDKIGRFAASYTRNARKELELLEDPESSHYRGEVTFLSGGAGLVATSADYLRFCRMLLNGGELDGVRVLSRKTVELMRSNHLPGDRTLADVALPGGYGEVGFEGMGFGLTVAVSLGPVATHAVGSAGEFMWGGAASTLFWIDPAEDLVVVFMTQLIPSGTFNFRAQLKQLVYGAIAD